A window of the Synechococcus sp. LTW-R genome harbors these coding sequences:
- the msrB gene encoding peptide-methionine (R)-S-oxide reductase MsrB, which translates to MTRRGLLASLALLVGGKSAEAAAKAGDPQWQLSDAQWKQRLSPAAYQVLRQEGTERPFSSPLNNEKRAGIFNCAGCDLPLFSSKAKYDSGTGWPSFWEPLANAIGTSVDFKLIVPRTEYHCRRCGGHQGHVFNDGPRPTGKRYCNNGVALTFKPEDS; encoded by the coding sequence ATGACACGTCGAGGACTGCTCGCCTCCCTGGCTCTGCTTGTAGGGGGCAAATCAGCGGAGGCGGCCGCCAAGGCCGGCGATCCCCAGTGGCAACTCAGTGACGCCCAATGGAAGCAACGGCTTTCCCCCGCCGCCTACCAAGTGCTGCGGCAAGAGGGCACTGAGCGGCCTTTCTCCAGCCCACTGAACAACGAAAAGCGCGCTGGGATCTTCAACTGCGCCGGCTGCGACCTGCCGCTGTTCAGCTCCAAGGCCAAATACGACAGCGGCACCGGTTGGCCCAGCTTCTGGGAACCCCTGGCCAATGCCATTGGCACCAGCGTCGACTTCAAGCTGATCGTGCCCCGCACGGAATACCACTGCCGGCGCTGCGGCGGTCACCAGGGCCACGTCTTCAACGACGGGCCTCGCCCCACCGGGAAGCGCTACTGCAACAACGGAGTTGCGTTGACGTTCAAGCCCGAGGACTCCTGA
- the secG gene encoding preprotein translocase subunit SecG yields MIQSVLTWIWLSSGALLVITVLLHSPKGDGMGGLASSGSSMFTSARSAEATLNRITWTLLAIFLGLATALSAGWFKGL; encoded by the coding sequence ATGATTCAAAGCGTCCTCACCTGGATCTGGCTCAGCAGTGGCGCACTGCTGGTCATCACCGTGCTCCTGCACAGCCCGAAGGGCGATGGCATGGGTGGCTTGGCCTCCAGCGGCAGCTCGATGTTCACCAGCGCCCGCAGCGCCGAGGCAACCCTGAACCGCATCACATGGACCCTGCTGGCCATCTTCCTGGGACTGGCCACAGCCCTCAGCGCTGGCTGGTTCAAGGGCCTCTAA
- the gpmI gene encoding 2,3-bisphosphoglycerate-independent phosphoglycerate mutase, with protein MLCILDGWGYRHDDVHNAIRAAQTPVMDALWHAYPHTLIEASGADVGLPDDQMGNSEVGHLTIGAGRIIRQELVRISQAVRDGSIAENPELNALAEQLQSSGKTLHLIGLCSDGGVHSHIDHLGGLLHWAKARGLKDVCIHAITDGRDTPPQSAEPFLTKIEAQIEAAGVGRISTLCGRYWAMDRDSRWERTEKAYRLLTEDGTITEQTPQEVLQASYSEEIYDEFLEPTRLASGSIQSGDGLVVFNFRPDRVRQLVKALVLEDCDGFERSFIPDLNVVTFTQYEAGLPVSVAFPPESLDGLLGQVVSEAGLRQFRTAETEKYPHVTYFMNGGIEQPYPGEDRHLVPSPRVATYDQAPAMSAEQLTDNCISAINKGIYSLVVINYANPDMVGHTGAMEATVEAIGAVDQAVGRLLEATNRMGGTLIVTADHGNAELMEGPDGLPWTAHTTNPVPLILVEGEKRKIPGHGTAVELRSGGGLADVAPTLLEILGLEQPSRMSGTSLIHPLGSPSQSSRIPQTLGV; from the coding sequence GTGCTGTGCATCCTGGACGGATGGGGCTACCGGCACGACGACGTTCATAACGCCATCCGGGCTGCCCAAACCCCGGTGATGGATGCCCTCTGGCATGCCTATCCCCACACCCTGATCGAAGCCAGCGGAGCCGATGTCGGCCTGCCCGACGATCAAATGGGCAACTCCGAAGTCGGCCACCTCACCATTGGTGCCGGTCGAATCATCCGCCAAGAGCTCGTTCGCATCAGCCAGGCCGTGCGGGACGGCAGCATCGCGGAGAACCCAGAACTCAACGCTTTAGCCGAGCAACTGCAGAGCAGCGGCAAAACCCTGCACCTAATCGGACTCTGCTCCGACGGCGGCGTCCACAGCCACATCGACCACCTGGGCGGCCTCCTGCATTGGGCCAAGGCACGCGGGCTCAAGGATGTGTGCATTCACGCCATCACCGATGGCCGTGACACGCCTCCCCAGAGCGCCGAGCCGTTCCTGACCAAGATCGAAGCCCAAATCGAAGCGGCAGGCGTTGGCCGGATCAGCACCCTCTGCGGGCGCTATTGGGCGATGGACCGCGATAGCCGTTGGGAGCGCACCGAGAAGGCCTACCGGCTCCTGACCGAAGACGGCACGATCACCGAGCAAACCCCGCAGGAGGTGCTGCAGGCCTCCTACAGCGAGGAGATCTACGACGAATTCCTGGAGCCCACCCGCTTGGCTTCCGGGTCCATCCAATCCGGCGATGGCCTGGTGGTCTTCAACTTCCGCCCCGACCGGGTGCGCCAGCTGGTCAAGGCCCTGGTCCTCGAGGACTGCGACGGGTTCGAGCGGAGTTTCATTCCCGATCTGAACGTGGTCACGTTCACCCAGTACGAGGCCGGGCTCCCGGTCAGCGTGGCCTTCCCGCCCGAGTCCCTCGACGGCCTACTCGGTCAGGTGGTCTCCGAGGCCGGCCTGCGTCAATTCCGCACTGCCGAAACCGAGAAGTACCCCCACGTCACCTACTTCATGAACGGTGGCATCGAGCAGCCCTACCCCGGTGAAGACCGTCACCTCGTGCCCTCGCCTCGGGTCGCCACCTACGACCAGGCACCAGCGATGTCGGCCGAGCAGCTGACCGACAACTGCATCTCCGCCATCAACAAGGGCATCTACTCCCTGGTCGTGATCAATTACGCCAACCCCGACATGGTCGGCCACACCGGAGCCATGGAGGCCACCGTGGAAGCCATTGGCGCCGTCGACCAGGCCGTCGGCCGCCTGCTGGAGGCAACGAACCGCATGGGCGGCACCTTGATCGTGACCGCCGACCACGGCAACGCCGAGCTGATGGAAGGCCCCGACGGCCTGCCTTGGACTGCGCACACCACCAACCCGGTGCCGCTGATCCTGGTGGAAGGTGAGAAGCGCAAGATTCCCGGTCATGGCACCGCGGTGGAACTGCGCAGTGGCGGCGGCCTGGCCGATGTCGCGCCGACCCTGCTGGAGATCCTGGGCCTGGAGCAGCCGAGCCGGATGAGCGGCACCTCTCTCATCCATCCCCTCGGCAGCCCGTCTCAGTCCAGTCGCATTCCCCAGACCCTGGGCGTCTAG
- the pyrR gene encoding bifunctional pyr operon transcriptional regulator/uracil phosphoribosyltransferase PyrR: protein MAADRVEILSAVELGRTLNRLASQVLESLDDSRDLVLLGIPTRGVALAEVLAQLLEQLSGHPVDCGSVDPTFHRDDLDRVGTRLVTPTSLPSSLDGKEVVLVDDVIFTGRTVRAALEALQAWGRPRRVSLLAMVDRGHRELPIQPDFCGRVVPTNRQELIALCLKGIDGEEGVFLLKGEPEG from the coding sequence ATGGCCGCCGATCGCGTTGAAATTCTGTCCGCGGTTGAGCTCGGAAGAACCCTGAACCGTCTGGCCTCCCAGGTGCTGGAGAGCCTGGATGACAGCCGCGATCTGGTCCTCCTGGGGATTCCGACCCGGGGGGTGGCTTTGGCGGAGGTCCTGGCTCAGTTGCTGGAGCAGCTCTCGGGCCATCCCGTGGACTGCGGCAGCGTCGACCCCACCTTCCACCGAGATGACCTCGATCGGGTCGGCACGCGACTGGTGACACCGACTTCCCTGCCCTCCAGCCTCGATGGCAAGGAGGTGGTGCTGGTGGATGACGTGATTTTCACCGGCCGCACCGTGCGCGCCGCGCTTGAGGCCCTGCAGGCCTGGGGCCGTCCTCGCCGCGTCTCGCTGCTGGCGATGGTGGACCGCGGTCACCGGGAGCTGCCGATTCAACCCGACTTCTGCGGCCGGGTGGTTCCGACGAACCGGCAGGAACTAATCGCCCTCTGTCTCAAGGGCATTGATGGTGAGGAAGGGGTCTTCCTTTTAAAAGGGGAGCCCGAAGGCTGA
- a CDS encoding ferredoxin-thioredoxin reductase variable chain, producing MQAGDQVTVSQSVVVFHHPQHRGQAFDLKGQQGEVFQVLNDYKGRTISPTMPVIVAFGKFRAHFRADELEAVA from the coding sequence ATGCAGGCAGGAGATCAAGTCACGGTCAGCCAGAGCGTTGTGGTCTTCCACCACCCGCAACATCGCGGCCAGGCCTTCGATCTCAAGGGCCAGCAGGGTGAAGTCTTCCAGGTCCTGAACGACTACAAGGGCCGCACCATCAGCCCGACCATGCCCGTGATCGTGGCCTTCGGAAAATTCCGGGCCCACTTCCGCGCGGACGAACTCGAAGCGGTGGCCTGA